The following DNA comes from Teredinibacter haidensis.
ATTTTTGCTGTCAATAAAAATTAATAAACTCTTGTTATGTTACTTCCCCATATTCTTTCGTACTTCGTCCTGACAAGTTAACAGCGGCTTTCTCGGACGTGCCAGTGCGAGTGGCAATGCTGGAAAAATGATCGCAAAGGGCATTCCATTTATGCTTTTTTGTCATTCAACCATCACATCTTTGTCATCCAGTTGTCACAAAAAAGCGGAAGTATATGCGCGCCAGATCAATGATTTATGGCGACGGCTTTTTGTACGGGCGGGGCGGGGCTTTCAGCTTTTGCGTGTAGTTGCTTACTTAGAGCCTTGATCAAAAATTTTAGAAAATGCATTTCGTGTTGTGGATAGAGCAGCGGGAGGTGGATTTTTATCAATTTCACATTACGTAACTTCTTAGAGAGAGTTAACACTATGAAAATTAAGAGCTTAGTTGGCATTTGCGCGGTTTCCGCAAGCCTGGTTGCTTGTGGTGGTGGAGATATTAAAATCGATGCAGCGAATAATTCACCCATCGATAACTCCGTTGCTGGTGACCAAATTGTAAATAGTAATAACCAAGCTGGTGACGGCGAACCAAGTACGGGTTCGAATCCATGCGCCTCCTATATTGACAGCAGTGTTACTCGTCAAGGTAGCTACGATGCAGCTACTGGCCACTGTACTTACGGTACAGACTTTGTTTCTCTGAGCAAGCCCTACGATCAGGAAGAAGACCTTACTTTAAACGACCTACCAAACGATGGTGTACATGTTTTCAACGGTAGCTTGGTTATTGGTAAGAACTATAGCTCTAATGCTGACCTGTCGGCTGCTGGTATTGCTCAGGGTGGTGACGGTTCTGTTCTTCGCATTGAAGCTGGCGCAACTTTAGCGTTCCGCTCTTCCGACGATTATTTCGTGATTAACCGCGGTTCACAGATGTTTGCTGAAGGTGCCGCAGATGCTCCCATTACCGTTACTTCTACTAGTGATGCCGTAGATGGCTCTGTAGCTGCTGAAGCTGACGGCGAGTGGGGCGGTATGCTTATCAACGGTTTCGGTATCACCAATAAATGTGAATATACCGGTACCATGGGTGTCGATATTGCCTTGGCAACTGGTGAGGAATGTCACGTAGAGGCTGAAGGTAAAGCCGGTGCTGGTCAGACTCATTACGGCGGTGACAATAATGCGGACAACTCCGGTATTTTGAACTACTTCATTGTTAAGCACACCGGTGCAGAAGTCGCCCCAGAAAACGAGCTAAATGGTATTTCCTTCAATACCGTAGGTTCTGGTACGACTGTTGATTATCTGCAGGCCTATTCAACTCTGGACGATGGCGTTGAAATGTTCGGTGGCGCAGTAAATATCTCTCACTATGTTGCGCTGTATGTTCGTGACGACTCTATTGATATTGACGAAGGCTACCAGGGTACGTTTGATTATGCGCTGGTAATTCAAAGTGAAACTTTCGGTAACCAGTGCGTGGAGTCGGATGGTATTGGTAGCTATAGCAAGAAAGACGCGGTTGTTATTGATGATTATATTGCTCGTGGCTTAAACAGCCGTGCAACCATCCGCAATCTGACTTGCATTATATCGCCATCTGATCAGGGTACTCGAGGTAACGGTGCTGGATTACGTGTTCGAGAAGCTCATTTCCCAACGATTGAAAACGCCATCGTAACGACTGCATACGGTGCCGATGCCGTGGTTGACCCAACTAAAAATGAACATTCCTGTGTACGTATTGAAAATGCCGGCGCGACGGATCTGGCGATAGTTGAATCTGTATTCGGTTGTTCTGACGTGACTAAAGGCGATCTGGATGGTGCTTCCACTCTGGATTGGCTGAACGCTAACAGCAATGACACTATGGCGACTAATGAAACCGGTGAGAATCCAAGTTTTGATGACACCGATGTAAATATTGCTTTGTTCGAAGCGAATAGTTTCTACTCACTGGCTTTGGGTGACATGGTTGTTAACGGTGGTGCAGTGACTGTAACGCCAACAGAAAGTCGTACTTTCATTGGTGCTGTGACTTCAGGTGATGACTGGACTGCTGGCTGGGCTTATGGCCTGGATCCAAGCAACCGTGGTCAGGCACTTTGGTTCGAATAATTATTCAGTGAGCCCTACTCACGAATAAGCAACGGTTTAGGGCGCCAATCGGCGCCCTATCTGTTGTACAACGAACAAAACATCAGTGAAACTACAGGTCGGTTCAGATGAAAACGAAATACTTTAAGGGCCGCGTTGCGCTGGCCGCATTTCCGCTGAGCATTCTCAGTGTTGCGATAAGTGCAGTGGTGCATGCCCAGGACCAAACTGAAGCACCGGTTCCTCCCGCTCATACAGCTCACCAGCTTGAAGAAACGATTGTATTGGGCCGCTTAAAAAGTGCCGCTAACGATGTAATTGTTGAGCGCATGGAGCAGTCGGTTGCTGTCGATATTATAACTTCCGATATGATTGGTCGTGTTGCTGACTCAACAGTTGCAGAAGCACTGCGACGTTTACCCGGCGTCACTACCGTCGATGATAAATATGTTTACGTACGTGGTTTGGGTGAGCGATACCTGAGCACTACACTGAATGGCGCAGTTGTTCCGTCGCCAGATTTAACACGTAATGTTATTCCTTTAGATATTTTTCCAACCTCTATTGTAGAAAATCTTTCGGTACAGAAAGTGGCTTCTGCTGACATGCCTGCTGCATTTGGTAGTGGTCATGTGGATATACGCACCACCGGTATTCCCGATGGATTTGTCTTTACCTTGGAGCTCTCAACGGGTTCCAATTCGGAATCGGATGGTGATTTCCTGACTTACGCTGGCGGTGATGATGACAGCTTGGGCGAGGACGACGGAACACGTGAGCTGAGCGCTGCTTTGCGATCGGGACTGGCTCAGTATCGAGGGAATTTTGATCCTTCCAATATACAATCCCTGTCTTCAGGTGAGCTATCTTTGGATGACGCAGAAGCTATTAATCGAAGTTTAGCCTCTGAGCTCTATCGAGATGTTTCAGTGAAAAAAGATTCCGGCGAGCCAGATGTCGGTATCGATTTGAACATCGGTAATGTGTGGGCATTTGACAATGGTATTGAGCTTGGATTTTTAGCCGGTGGTTCGTACGGTAGCAAATGGCGTAATGAAACCATTTACGAGCGCAGCTTTAGCGATCCAGAAGAGTTGCGGGGTTTTATTGAGCGTAGTACTTTCTCTGTTGATATAACGGGGAACCTGAGCTTGGGGATGGTGCTCAACAGTGAGAACCGTATTGATGCCACGAATTTATTTATTCGAAATACCGATGATCAAGTTCAGTACGATAACTTCCATAATGCCAATGACCAATACTCCAGTGGCAACGGCCGTCGCTATACCGAGTATGAATTTGAGCAGAGGGAAGCTGTTATTAATCAAATTCATGGTCAACACGAACTCGGCTATGAAACGCTGGAAGTTCTTGACCTGAGCGTTTTGAATTTCCTTGAGGGGCTTTCGCTGGATTGGTATTACTCCGATAGCGAAGCGACAACCGATATTCCGAGTAGCTTACGTGTAATTTCATTTACCGAGACTGATCCGAATAACGGTGGTGCAGTGCTAGAGAGCCGGGTAGGTTCCCAGGATAGAAGTTCTGCCCAATACCGGTTTTCTGACTTGAACGATTACTTGGAGAGCTCAGGCTGGGAAATGAAATTCCCTATCGAAACGGGTGATTTCCGCATTGAGTTAATCGGTGGTAGTGAGAGTTGGAAAAAAACACGCTACTTTGAACAGTTGCGTTTTAACTTAGGGGCAACGGCACAAGATTCGGAAGTTTTTATAGGGCCTTTAGGCGAGCTGTATAGTGATGCAAATGTTGTAAACCCCGATTACGGATTTGAAATTAGTGTGCAGGATGCAAGCAGTAGCTATCTAGCGGCAAATAAAGTGAATGCTGCCTATAGTAAACTGGACATTACTTGGAATGATGCTTGGCGTTTTGCTGGCGGTATTCGTTGGGAGGACTATCAGCAAGTAAACCTAGGGTGGAACCCTAATGAGTTTGACGCTAGTCCCATATCCGGTTTGTCGCAAGCGTTCGACAGCCTAGCTGGTTGGGTGGAGGGTGACCCCAACCCTGTGGCGGAATTTTTTGACGAAGCAACCTACGTTGAATCGGACTATTTTGGCTCTGCAGCATTTACATTTATGGCTCAGAACTTCTGGGCTGAAGACTTTCAGCTTCGTTTGAGTTACGCGGAAACGACAGTACGCCCGGATCTTCGTGATATTGCGAACTCTAGTTTCTTGGATCCAATTACGGATGTGTCTGTAAATGGTAATCCAAATGTGCGTCCTTCCATGTTGGATAATCTCGACCTGCGAGCGGAGTGGTATTTCAGCTCTGGCGATAACTTAACCGTAAGTCTTTTCTATAAAGATATTACTGATCCTATTGAACTGTTTGAGTCCGCCGCAACAGATGAGAATGTTGCAGCAGAAGTATTAAACGGTGAAAGTGCTGAAGTTTCTGGTCTAGAGTTTGAATACTATTTCTTGCTGTCTCATATTACGGATGTGCTAAGCCCATTTTTTACGCAGGGTAATGTGACCTTGCTGGAACATGAACTTATTGTTGGCGACGAGGCTGATTCTCCTACTAACGATGTTCGTGGCTTGCAAGGCGCTTCCGATTATTCGGCTAACTTCCTCATTGGTTTCGATGCCGATGATGGCATGCACTCAGCGACGTTAGCGTACAACGTGTTTGGTGAGCGACTATTCTTTGCGGGTCGTAATGGTTCGCCCGATACTTTTGAACAGCCGTTCAATTCGCTAAATTTCACCTATTCGTTCTATCCGACTGATTATTTTACTCTGAAATTTGAAGCGGAAAATTTGCTTGATGAAAGTTTGGTTATACAGCGAACATTTACTGAAACTGACGGCAGTGAAAGGGGTGTGGATGTTATTGAGACTAAGCCGGGATTGGGTTTGTCGTTAAAAGCCAAGCTGAAGTTCTAGTGTGAAAAACATTAAAAGAAGCACTTCAAGTGCGGCGATCATTTGATCGCCGTTTCATTTTGTGCTTTTTGATTGTGGATTTTTATATGAAAAGTGTTGGGAGTTGAGGGCCAGTGTCATTGGGTACAATGTTGTCTTCTCTGGCCGTTGCGGAGTATCTATCGTTAATTTTATTATCGATAAGTTCACCTAATTATTGTGAGTTCTGAATGATTTATCTGTTTTAAATTATTTCAGCTTGTCATATGTTTTTCAAAATCACACAATACAATAACGGCTATAAAAAAACGGAGTTTCAATAATCAAAAACAAACAATAACGATAGTGATACAGTTCGCAGGTATCCCTTATCTGGCATGGATGGTAGAACGAAGGGAATGGAAGAGTCTCTTCAATGTTTAGGACGAACGGAAAGGATTCATTGTTGGTTGTTACATTAGAATCGAAGATCGATTCTTCAGGCATACTTTTCCCGGCCCCTAAAAAGGCCGGGTTTTTTATGTCCAGTGATGGGCGGCAGGCATGTGGATGCTTAAGAGCGGTGTCTACCAGAATAAGTAGATCGCACGTTGAGCTTAAATAGGTGTGCGGCGAAGGGGCAAAGCCGGTTTGGCAGGGGAGCGGCGGTCTAGCCGCCCTCTTGAGCGTACGCAGTGGGACGCTACTGGAACCGTGAAACGAAGGCCGTAAGCAGGATAGGTTTCTGTCAGTGAAGCGCGTCAGAATCCAGCAGCTCACTCAGCCGCGAGCGGTTAAGCCGCATTTAAATCAGCCGCTTCGGGTTTCTGCGCAGGTTCTCTCCACTCTACTTTGTCTACAAAATGGAGTAAGCGCATTTTGCCGGAGTAGTCTTCGGTGAGCGCTGTACAGCTTTCAATCCAGTCGCCGGTGTTGGCGTAGGTAAAACCGTTGCTGGTGTCTAAATCGGAGCTGTGAATATGCCCGCAGATAACGCCGTCGTAGCCTTTCTTGCGGGCTTCGTCTATACACTGTTTTTTATAGCGTTGAATCGCGGCGCGTGCGCCGTGTACATTTTCTTTAATCTGGCCGGCGAGGGAAAAATATTGCATGCCGCATAGTCGACGAAAGCGGTTGCCCCAGCGATTCAAGAAAAGCAGAAAGGTGTAGGCAATATCGCCCGTTACTTTTGTCAGCCAATCGTATTTCATATAGGCGTCCATAGCATCGCCGTGAAGTATCCAGAATTTTTTACCTGCCACGGTTTCGTATTCGTGTTCGTGAAGTATTTCGATAGGGCCAAATTTTTGCCCATCGAAGCGACGCATGGGGTCGTCGTGATTTCCGGGTATATAAATAACGCGTGTGCCTTTGTCGGCCAGTTCATACAGCTTCAATAAAATATGGTAGTGCTCTTGCGGCCAAAAGAGGCGCTTTTTTAATGACCATAAGTCAACAATATCGCCAACCAAATACAGCGTGTCACAATTGAGCGAGCACAAAAATTTGTAGAGGTAATCGGCTTTACAATCTTTAAATCCCAAATGGACATCTGAAATCCAAACAGTTCGAGCATTGATATGGTTGGCAACGGTCATAGCGATCTCCCGAGTTATTTGCGCCAGTTTCGTAAAGGTCGGTGACGTTTTGTTAACAGCCATATGAAGCTTTGGTTAAAACAAGACCTTTTGTTGACGGTTGGATTTCAATTTAATGAAAAGCGCATTAGTTGCGCCGGGGCATTTTTTCTATTTATTGTGCTCAAGGGGCCCGACACGATTTAATAGTCAGAACCTATTACGGTCATTCTCCTGATTAACTATCGGCGGATGCAAATGAGAAGTATTATTGTTAGCATGTTTGGACACAGCAGGAGATCGAGCAAATGATTAAGTCACTTACTTTTACGGCCATGCACTTCGTTATCGCGTTTTCGGTTGCATGGGCGCTCACGGGCGATTGGGCTGTGGGCGGCATTATCGCGCTGGTGGAGCCCGCAGTTAATAGTGTGGGTTACTTTTTTCACGAGAAGGTTTGGGAGAAAATTAAGCGCGGGGAAGATTGGCGGGGTGTACCGCTTTCAGTGTGATGGTGGTATGTGGGTTCGTCTTGCTAAGTACCAATTGACACAAGAGCGTCGGGTGGTATTTAGCAAGACGAAACCCTGTAAAGCTTATTTCAACTCAACCACAACAACGGATTTTGCGGGTAAATCAAGTATCAAGCTACCGTCTTTAGCCTTGGCTTTGTATTCTTTAGGTTGCACAGATTCGGGTGAATCGAAGGTGTTATGGGCATCCATGGCGGCAGAGGTTAATAACTGACCTTTGGCTGTTCTCAGCTTGCCTGCGGTGGCAATGGAAACCGATTTTGCTTCTGAGGGGTGAGTGTTTACTAACGCCAGCCACAGCTTGCCATCTTTGCTCTTGGCTGCAGATGCGCTGATGCCTGGAATGCTTTCTTCCCCAAAGCGGTAGCCCTTGTCACCGGAAATGGAAACTGGGTAGGCGGTGGCATCCTGAAACGGAATATACATTTTGAATACGTGGTAGGTGGGTGTGAGCAGCATCTTTTCCTTATCCGTAAGAATCATTGCCTGCAGCACATTTACCATTTGGGCTATGTTGGTCATCTGTACCCGTTCAGCATACTGATGGAAGATGTTCAGGTTCATGCCTGTTAGCACCGCATCTCGAATCGTGTTTTGCTGATAGAGGAAACCTGGGTTGTCGCCGGGCTCTACATCGTACCAAGTGCCCCACTCATCGACGTAGAAGCCCACTTTTTTCTCCGGATCCAGCTTGTCCATAATAGCGATATTGGCTTTGATAAATTCTTCGATACGCAGGGTGTTTTTCAGGGTGGAGAACCACTCGTTCTCACCAAAGGCTAGCGCGCGGCCGTGCTTGTCCCAGTCGCCGGTCGGCAGGGTGTAATAATGGTGGCTAATGGCGTTCATGCGCAGGCTCCAGGTATTTGGCACCTGCTCCAGTAATGTTTGGGTCCATTCGGTCTGTTCTGTGTGGCCGCCACTGGCGATCATTATCGGGCGATTATTTTCGGGTGTTTTGGCAAAGGTAGCATAGTGTTTGTATAGGTTGGCGTAGTAGTCGGGCGTCATGGTGCCGCCACAGCCCCAGGCTTCGTTGCCAATGGCGAAGTAGTCAACCTTCCAGGGTTTGTCGCGGCCGTTGGCTCGACGTAGGTTGGCGAGGGTGGATTCGCCTTCAGCGGTCATATATTCGAGCCAGGCGGCCATCTCACGTGGGGTGCCGGTGCCGAGGTTGCCGTTGATATACACTTCTGCATCCAACATTTCTGCCAGTTCAAAAAACTCGTGTGTGCCGAAGGCGTTGTCGTCTGAAACACCGCCCCAAGTGGTGTTGATGGTGACCGGTCGTTGGTCCCGTGGGCCAACACCGTCACGCCAGTGGTATTCGTCGGCAAAGCAGCCGCCCGGCCACCTCAGCAGGGGAACCTCAAGGGCTTTTAAGGCTTTAACCACATCTTTGCGGTAGCCATTTTTATTGGGGATTTTTGAATCTTCTCCGACCCAAACGCCCTCATAAATGCCACGGCCCAAATGCTCCATAAACTGGCCATAGATATTGCGATGAATGGTGGCGCCGGGCTGGTCACTGTGAACCTCGACGGTAATGGTTGTCTCTGCGATGGCAGCGCTTGTAAACAGTACAAAGCCAACATATACAAGGAGGGAAAAAAGAGAGGGTCTTACGTTCATTAGGGCAACCTGTAGTTATTAAAATAACATGAATTATAACGTATGAAAGCCGTGAATGCGGGAGGGGGCGAAAGCTTTCGTCTGTGCCTATACTAACAATCCCAAGGTTCAACAATAAATTGGCGTATGTGTTGCGACGCTGGACACACAAACGGTTTGCGGGAGAGCTCCAACACAGCTTCCGGCCCCTACTAACTCAGAATGAATGATTATTTGAGGTTCTTTGATGCGCTATCAGCTTGGCTACCTGTTAAATGGAATCGTACGCTCTCTGGGAATCAAAACGATTGATGGTCAGTTTACGGTGTCTTTTATGCTAATTGTTCTTTTGGCATCTGTTTCTTCACTATCGCTCTACATTAGCATGTCGGTGAGCGCGAATACGGTCGATATCGCTGGCAGGCAGCGAATGCTAAGCCAGCGCCTGGCAAAAGAAGCCTTTTTGGTTGTGAACGGCGCCGAGCAGATGGAAGCTGTTCGCAGCACGATTGGTTTATTTGAAAACTCCCATAGGGATTTGTTGGCAGGTAACCGCAATGCTGATATTCAACCGCCTGCGACGAAGGCGATTGAGTCTCAGTTAAAAAAAGTTGAAGGTGTTTGGAATGGTTACCAGCAGTCCGTGACCCGTTACATCAATTCGCAGCAGCGACCGGATTTGGAACAGATTAAAAACCAAAGTTCGGCTGTTTTAAAAGAAATGAATATTGCCGTTGGGCTCATGACGGCTGAATCTACCAAGAATATGAAAAATCAGCAGTTTGTGGCGATGGTGGCAGCTATGTTGATTATTTTGATTGCACTGCTGGCAAAATTTCTCGGTCTTTATTGGTTAATGAATCAAGTGCGGCTGCTTCGAGAGCGCCTGCTAGGTGTTGCCGGCGGCGATTTTTCCAGCAAAATTGAGGAAGAGTCTAGCCAGAATGAAGTGGGCGATATGTTTCAAGCCTATAATTGTATGATCGATCAAGTGGGTAAAGTCGTAAGTGGTGTGCAGGCGCTTTCGCATAATATTTCGGGCCAAACCTCCTCTCTTAGTGCGGCGGCGCGAGATTCAGAGAACCATGTTGCTAATCAACATCGTGAGCTGGAGCAGGTGGCTACGGCGATGAACGAAATGTCTGCCACTGTAAATGAGGTGGCAAATCACGCGGCAGAGGCTGCTTCCAGTGCGGATCAGGCGAATCAGGATGCGGCTAGCGGCTACAAGATCATGAAGAAATCTTCCAACAGTATTGTTTTAATGTCTGATAATCTTGAAAGCGCCGTGAGTGTTATGCAGCAGTTGGATCTCGACAGCCAGGAAATTGGCAAGGTGTTAACGGTGATTACCGGCATCGCAGAACAAACTAACTTGCTCGCGCTCAACGCTGCGATTGAAGCCGCGCGTGCAGGTGAACAGGGCCGGGGCTTTGCCGTTGTCGCTGATGAGGTGAGAACCCTTGCGCAAAAAACGCAAAGCTCTACCGAGGAAATTCAGAAGATCATTGAACGCTTACAGAATCAAACCACAAAAGCTGTAAGTGTTGTCGAGTCCAGTACCAGTGCGGTGCAGAAAGGCGCTAGAGAAATGGATGGCGCAAATACAGAATTGCAGAAAATTGTTGAGGCCGTTGGTAATATTCAGCAGATGACAACGTTAATTGCTACGGCTGCGCAAGAGCAATCACACGTAGCTCATGAAATCGATAACAAGGTGACCTCTATTTCTGATGCCACCAGCGAAACCTCGCGAGTAGCTTCCATTGTAAAGGGCTTTTCACAAACTATTAATGACGAAGTGAATCAATTAAACAACGTTGTTCGAGAGTTGCGTGTTTAGTTCTTCTGCATGCAACATGTGTTACCGCGTTTTTTTCTGTGCAAAGGAACTCCATGCTAATTGACAGTCACTGCCATTTTGATTTCGACGCTTTTACACCTCAGCGTGATGCTCTATGGGAGAAATGCTTATTGCTGGGTGTAAAAAATATCGTTATTCCAGGGGTTGAGCCGCGACAGTGGCCGGCGCTGATTCCTTTGTGTGAGCGCTATTCGGGTGTTTATTTTTCTGTGGGTGTTCACCCCTGGTGGTTCGCTTCCGTTTTTACCGATTCAGCCAATGAATCGTCTGCTCTGGATGCGTATAGAGAGAAAATAGTACCTTACCTTCAGCACAAAAAATGCGTTGCCATGGGTGAGTGTGGTATTGACCTTTCGAGAAATTTTCCGCTGGAGAAACAAATACATATTTTAGAGTGGCACTGTGCACTTGCTGAAGATATGGGGTTACCCATTATTTTGCATTGCATAAAAGCTCACAACGAAACCCTGCAGTGCCTGAATAAGTTTAAGCGCTTAACCGGCGTGCTCCATGGTTTTAGCGGTAGCCCGGAATTAGCTGAGAGCTACTGGAAGCGGGGTTTCTATTTGGGGGTGGGTGGAACGATTACTTATCCCAGAGCCAGTAAAACGCGAAATGCGATTGCGGGCATGCCGCTGGAAAGCTTATTGCTGGAAACCGATGCGCCGGATATGCCCTTGAATGGCCGTCAGGGCGAAGCGAATAGCCCAGAGTATTTGCCGGAGATTGCTCAACATCTGGCAGAGTTGCGAAATGACAGTGTGGAGACCATTAAAAAAGTAACCACCGCCAATGCTTTCCGCTTATTCCACCGAATCGGCTAAGAAGCCCCTATTCACGCCAGTGCTCTGGCTTATCGAAAGCCCTGCAACAGGCTAGCCTAGCGCTATGGTGTTGCTGAATATCGTTTCCCAAGGTATGAACCATCCAGGCATCGCGCACTTCCTCTGCGATGGGGTAGGGCGGGTCCACGCTTATTTGGTACGCGGGAAAGAAGCCGGCTTTGGGGTAGTACGTAATATGGCCAAGCACAAAAACCCACTCTACCCTTTGCTGCCTGAGAATATCCAGCCCCTTGCGAACTAATTGAAGGCCGATACCTTGTTTCTGGTGGCTGGGAATGACTGCAAGTGGTGCCAGTAGGCGGAAGTTTTTTTGCGGGAGAGTTGCCAGTGTTGCCTTGGTAAAAAGGATATGACCCACGGCCAGCTTTTGATCGAATGCGAGGAGAGATAGATAGGGCTCGGCTGATGAGTCTTGGAATAGGTCCTTACACAGCTGCGCTTCAGATTCGCTCGCAAATGCTGCTTTTTCGACTTCCAGGGCAAACTCGATTTCGGTGGGAGACATTTCCTTTATTTCGATGGACGAAGACATTTGAAGTTTCCTTTTGGATTTGCTCCGAAGTCTTAACCTCTCGCTAGGTAACGTTCAATCGCTTTGGTTGCCGCGTTAAAACCAAAACTGCCCGTCACCATCACGGATGAGCCAAAGCCTCCTGCACAGTCTAGCTTCACTCCATCCTGCAAATATTGTTTACTACTACAAACTGAGCCGTCGGCCTTTGGGTAAACCATTTGTTCATCGGAATACACGGCATCAATACGGAAGCGGCGGTTTTTGCTACGCGCAAAATTATGCTTGTGGTATAGAAGGTTGCGCATTTTGGCCAGTAGGGGGTCACACTTGGTGCAGCCGAGGTCATCGACCATAATGCGGGCAGGGTTCAATTTTCCACCAGAGGAGCCGCAGGTAACCAGGCGAATTTTCTGTCGGCTGCAATAGGCTGCGAGCGCGGCCTTAACATGCACGGAATCAATGGCATCAATAATAACGTGGTGTTGCTCACCGATGTACTGCTCAAGATTGGTCTGAGTCAGGAAATCGTGGACGACGCGTAGCGTAATTTCCGGGTTTATGGCTTTAAGGCGATCGGCCATTACCTGATTTTTTGATTGACCAATATGGGGCTTTAGGGCATGAATCTGACGGTTGGTGTTGGTTACACAAACATCGTCCAGTTCAATAAGAGTTAGCTCTCCAACCCCCGAGCGGGCCAGCGCCTCTGCGGCCCAGGTACCAACCCCTCCGAGCCCGATAACGGCAAAATGTGCTTTTGCTAGGGCCGCCATTGCATCCGTTCCGTAGAGGCGTCCAATGCCTGCGAAGCGCGCGATATAGTCTGGAGAAAGTTCGGCAGTCATATAGAATCTTGATAACACGTGATGACGGACATTCTACCCTATAATGCTCTCGTTCTATTAAAGGAAATAATCATGGAAGCCAGTTTGCACTCTCTCCTCTCTTTACTCACCTTTATATTTGTTTTGGCTGTTGGCTTGGGCGCGGCTTATGCGTTGATTCTATTTTTTGTGGATATTAATCAATCCAAGTCTGCGATACGTCGAAACTATCCCGTCATTGGTCGTTTTCGTTATTTGTTTGAACATTTGGGCGAGTTTTTTCGTCAGTATTTTTTTGCCCTGGACAGGGAGGAAATGCCGTTTAACCGGGCGGTGCGTACTTGGGTGTACCGTGCAGCTAAAGACGTTTCAACTGAGCTGGCATTTGGCTCCACTCGTAATGACACCAATGTGGGCGATCATCATTTTGTGAATTCGGTATTCCCAGTGTTGGAAGAGGAAAAATCCTGTTCCACACCTATCGAGTTTGGGCCCTACTGTAAAACTCCCTATAGAGCGAAGAGCTTTTTCAATATTTCAGGTATGAGTTTTGGTGCGTTATCAAAACCTGCGGTGAGGGCGCTTGCAGGGGGGGCTGCTTCAGCGGGTTGCTGGATTAATACAGGAGAGGGCGGTGTTTCACCCTACCATCTGGAGGGTGGAGCTGATGTTGTTGTGCAAATTGGTACGGCGAAATACGGTGTGCGCAACGAGCGGGGCGAACTCAGCGTAAGCAAGCTAAAAGCGCTGGCGGAAAAGCCGAATATTCGCATGTTTGAAATTAAGCTCAGCCAGGGCGCGAAACCCGGAAAAGGAGGAATTTTACCCGCAGAAAAGGTTACCGCAGAAATTGCGGCGATTCGTGGGATACCGGAAGGCGAGGCCTCTATTAGCCCAAATCGACACCCGGAAATCAATAACACTCAGCAATTATTGGATATGGTTAATCGTGTACGTGACCTTACCGGTAAGCCTACGGGTATAAAACTGGTAATGGGTGATCCTGCGTGGTTAATTGAATTGTGTGATGTCATTCATGCGCGTGGC
Coding sequences within:
- a CDS encoding FMN-binding glutamate synthase family protein; the protein is MEASLHSLLSLLTFIFVLAVGLGAAYALILFFVDINQSKSAIRRNYPVIGRFRYLFEHLGEFFRQYFFALDREEMPFNRAVRTWVYRAAKDVSTELAFGSTRNDTNVGDHHFVNSVFPVLEEEKSCSTPIEFGPYCKTPYRAKSFFNISGMSFGALSKPAVRALAGGAASAGCWINTGEGGVSPYHLEGGADVVVQIGTAKYGVRNERGELSVSKLKALAEKPNIRMFEIKLSQGAKPGKGGILPAEKVTAEIAAIRGIPEGEASISPNRHPEINNTQQLLDMVNRVRDLTGKPTGIKLVMGDPAWLIELCDVIHARGIEQAPDFITLDSSDGGSGAAPQPLMDYVGLPLRESLPLLVDILNEHNLKQRIRVIASGKLVTPGYAAEALATGADAIVSARGFMFALGCIQAMQCNKNTCPTGITTHDTRLQRGLNVEDKAWRVANYQKKIVHDVEMIAHSCGVNQPSDLERKHVRLVTENGRSVSMAELYERR